tcaaggtcagcctgggctacagtgagaccctaccttgaaaaaaaaaagataaataagatcTTTGTAAGTCATCATATTTCCATTGGGGCAGAGGTGTTTAAAGCAGTGGTCATTGGTGTTATGTGGCAGAAGGACAAGCCCAGCCCAAAGTGTCCATgttgtgtgttcagaaccaaggctttCGCAAAGTCACAGGGTTCAGACCTGATGacaaagcatggtggcacatgcctttaatcccaacactcagggggcagagataagagaaccactgtgtttgaggccagactgggggctacagagtgaattccaaatcagcctaggcctcactgagaccctaccttgaaaaaaagacaaacaaaaaatcctgatGAGCACTTCCAGACACACCCCAGGTTCATGATGTATTGGCTTTGAATTGGTGGTCATTGtacattcagaaaccttttaaaaattatttatttattagataggtagagagagagagaatgggcacaccagggctccagctatggcaaatgaactccaggtgaatgtaccaccttgtgcatctggctttatgtgggttaatggggacttgaacccaggtccttaggctttgcaggcaagctgcttaactgctgagccatctctccagtcctagaaacCTTGTTACCAAATTTTAGCATTCCCCCCCCTCACCTTCATAATGATAATGGTAATGATCCACAAGTTAAGAAGTTGTGTCACAGAGAACTGCTGAGGAAGGGAAACCCTGTTGCTGGGAGAAATATCAAACCCACTGGTGCACAGATGGGTTTCCAGCATCAGTTAAACCTACATGGTGGCTCGGTTGTGTGCTGAGCATAGTCAGTCAACGAATGCCTGCTAGTGACATCCTCCCACTCTGTTCCTCTGTTTCAGGGAGAGTGGTGAACATCAGTAGTCTACAGGGTTCAAAAGCTCTGGAGAGCTGCAGCGAAGATCTGCAGGAAAAGTTCCGATGTGAGTCACTGTCAGAGGGGGACCTGGTGGACCTCATGAAAAAGTTTGTGGAGGACACAAGAAATGAGGTGCACGAGAGGGAAGGCTGGCCCGACTCGGCTTATGGGGTATCCAAGTTGGGGGTCACCGTCTTGACCAGAATCCTGGCCCGGCAGCTGGATGAGAAGAGGAAAGTTGACAGGATTCTGCTCAATGCCTGCTGCCCTGGGTGGGTAAAGACTGACATGGCTGGAGATCAAGGCTCCAGGACTGTGGAGGAGGGAGCCGAGACCCCCGTCTATCTGGCCCTCCTGCCTCCAGATGCCACTGAGCCTCAAGGCCAGCTAGTTTATGACAAAGTTGTGCAAACTTGGTGAACATTGCCTTTGGAGCTTCATGTTTAATAAAGGTTGGTGGGAGAAATGAATGGATTCctttttttgagatgggtctcatgtagctcaggttggccttgaacttactctgtagctgaggatgatcttgaaacCCTGAtcatcccacctctacctcccaaattctgggactacaggtatatactcccacacccagtttatgtagtGGTGGGGAGGAGTTCGTGTGTGCTCAGTACGCCATACTCAGTACTTGCGCACGGTACCCGCCGTGCAGTAGCCGCAGGAATGAATGGATTCTAATGCAATCTGATTCTCATTATGCCACTGAGAGGAAATGGCCATTAGCGTCTGTCTGCTTCCAGAACAATTTTGCTATGtccaaatgtggtagtttgaatagatggtccccaatatattcagtgttgtaTTAGcttatagtttggatctgcagccacctggctggaggaggtgtccgtgggtggatcttaaggtgtggtggtgggtttgaaattcaaatctaaagataggcaaagtgcctagttccacctggaattGCTGAAGTGTATGTGGtatggctttttggcttgtggcccccctccctccctccctccctctctccctctctttctctctctctctgcttagacctataaaagcagggccagcttcttctgccattatggaacttctcctggatctgtaagcctcaataaatatcccttcctccatcactatgcctggtctggaagttcatctcagtgaacctgaagctgtctgccacaccaAACAAactttttgggtttttaaaaatatttatttacttaagagaaagagacaggaagaaagaatgggtatgccatggcctcaagcaattacaaactccagaggcatgtaccaccttatgcatctggcttacttgggtcctgggttattgaacctaggacctttgctttgcaagcaagtgccttaactgctaagccatctctccagcccatttttgttgttgtttgtttgttttgttggttagtttttttaaattccttttttttttttcttgtcttttgaggtagggtctcactctagtccaggctgacctagaattcactatgtagtctcagggtggtctgatCCAGttcctcaaacttacagtgatcagAATTCCTACATCTCcctccagagtactggaattaaaggcatgcaccaccatgcccggcatagttttggtttttgacatagagtcttactctgtagctcatgctgacctcaaacttactgtgCAGTCTAGGTTGGGCTTAAATTCActacaatccccctgcctcagccttccaaattctAGGGTTCCAGGCATGAGCCGTCAACCCAGCTTACTATGTCCAGACTCCTTAGCCTGACAGAGAAAAGAGCTTGCAGTTACTCTCAAATTTAGTAGAAATCACCGTCTCCTAGAAGGCTTTTTAAGGCAGGTTGCTGCTTCCCGTCCAAGAGTGTCTGATCCAGTTCGTCAGCAGTGGGGCCCCAAATCTGCATTTCTCATGGGACCCCAGGTCATGCTGATGCTGCCAGCCCTGGAGGGCACATTGGATTGGGCAGTGAGTAGTCTAAGAGTTATGGAATCTGTTCTCAGCaatctccccacttttatttttcctttgatgcaagcccaacagactgatttttttttttttaatgcgaaagagtgagacagagagagagagagaaagaactggtacaccagggtctccagccactgcagttgaactgcagacgtgtgtgttcctttgtgtgcatgtgtgactttgagctcttgtgtcactgtgtatctggcttgcatggaagAGTCAAACACGAGCccttaggtctcacaggcaagcgttttaatCGCTACGCCAGACTCCCACTTCTGTTTCTAGCTTACTTCTGGGAGGATGACAAGGGTGACTATTCAGCTTCTGTTACCTCAGCTCTGCAACCTTCATATCATTCTCTCTTGTTCTGTTTGAAAGTGCATAGTTGCTTGTATGAGATGTAGTTTTAATATGTAGCGCAGGCTGAACTTCGATttgcagtcctcctgtctcagcctggcttacttgaatatattttcattgcttctgccaaaagacaaaataaatttaaaagatctttctttttttaaagtttttatttatttgagagagacagagagatggagagaaagaatgggcataccagggcctccagccaccgcaggtaaactccagacacatgcgcccccttgtgcatctggcttacatgtatcctggggaaaactgaggtcctttggctttgcaggcaagcgccttaaccactaagccatctacccagtccagatccccctgcctccacttcccaagagtGGAGATTatgagtgtgtgccaccatgcctggtggcttTGACAACTTTGTCTAGATTAGCTCTCTACTCAGACACTTGAAGATGTCATTGTTGGCTCTTATTCACACCTCTCTGAGCCACAACCCACAATGGCTTCTTCAGATGATTCTCAGAGCCTCTTTTATGGTCTCTATGAAAAGTGAGTCCATGTTCACTACTTTCAAATGAAATTGGTTTTGTGACctggcttcctgagttctggtTATACCttgtaggaaaaaacaaaacaaaacaaaacctggaaaccaAAGGAtcttatgaaaacagaaaaaaagttctTGCAAAGTTTATAAGGGATTCCAAACTTGTGAAAGAATAGTTTATCAAACGAAATAACAGAAATTCAACAGGTATACACAACACAATCAAAGgtatacaaaaaggaaaaagtacaGCTTGCCCAAGGACACCATGTTTACCTTTTTAAACTacttattaaaaacttccataaatatagaccacataccatgatcataatctcagGTATAACACTTAagattgctttccatagtgaaaTGCCAACAGCACacctagaaagaaaaatctgCATAAAAATGATCACGGTTTCATTTATTTGGGGTGTCAGGACTGAAGAAGGTAACTGTTATTTCTGGCATGTCCCATGACGTCAGTCTATTTTTCTTGACTTGCTAGCATCTCAGTGTCAGTTTAACTATCTCTACCCTCATCTCAAGTTTTTATCCACTTGGAAAGAGTCTACATCTCACCCATGGTACATTCAACTTCCTTTttgcctgatttttaaaaatattttgtttagctGGCCacggtggcgcatgtctttaatcccagcacttgggaggcagaggtaggaggattgccataaatttgaggccaccctgagactgcatggtgaattccaggtcagcctgagctagagtgagacactatctcgaaaagccaaaaaaaaaaaaaacaaaaaacgtgtgtgtgtgtgtgtgtgtgtgtgtgtgtgtgtgtgtatgtatatatatgtataattcatttatttgcaaggagagagagaatgtgaatgggcacaccagggcctctagccactgcaaatgaactctaggtgcatgtgtcactttatgcatcagcTTTaggtttatgtgtgtactagggaattgaacttgggtcataaggctttgtatgcaagcaccttaactaatgagccatctctttaggccCCTTTCAGCCTGGTTGGCTGGCTGGTTGGCTGGTTGGTTAGTTTTtccgagttagggtctcgctctagctcaggctgacttggaattcaccatgtagtctcagggtgacctcgaactcttggtgattttccaacctctgcctccccagtgctgggattaaaggcatgcgccaccacgcccggcttgtttgtttgtctttgaggtagagtctcactccagcccaggctgatctggcactcattctgtagtcctaggctggcctcaaactcataacaataaGCCTGTTTTATACCATGGACTAAATCCAGCATTCATTTGGCCAAGCTTCAGACATTTTAATGGCCCTCAGTAACCTACATGCTGGTCTCCCTTGCAACCATCCTTACGAGTCCTGCTGCTGATGGATGATGGCTGGGGAACCACAGAGCATTACAGCCCTGCCTACACACCAACAGGAAGCCGACAAGTGAACTGTCGGTCCCTCTTATTTCTACTTCCTCTTTTGTCACCAGCCAATCCCACCTTGACATTGGAGCAGCAAGTGACCTGCTTAGAAGACTCTTTTAAGCTATCAACTGCTGACCAGAATGATCTTTCTCTGAGAAGCTTGGCCCCTCCCCTGCATTTGCAACAGCCATAGGTGACTTTGCTCTGCTAGCCTCTGTGGGCTGTTCCTGGTTTAAACCCTCCCTCTAAAAGACAGGACCAGCTGGACTGGATCAGCTGGTACTGAGTGGCCACATCCTACTCTCTGTGGTCAGAGGAGTGGAGGGAGCCAGAGCAtagtcagagaaagagaacaacCTTCTAGAGGAGCAGAGGGGTCTGAGTAGACAGACATTCCTTCACTCAGCATCTCTTTCCTAGCCTCAGATGGTTCCTGACATCATAGGTTCTAATGTAAGTTTACAGTTTCTCTTTTCCTTAATCAGGATGAACTGAGGAGTTGTCACCACCGGTCAAAAAGgaatgtaagggctggagggatggcttagtggttaaggcggttgcttccaaagccaaaggacccaggttcgattcccaggacctacattagccacatgcacaagaggacgcacacgtctggagtttgtttgcagtggctggagaccctggcgggcccatcctctctctttctctctcccctccttctctgtcaaataaataaataaaaataaaaaggaacttaAGTAATACAAGTGTGTTAGAAATTTTCATTGGTATGCTGTATAGAAAACAATAATTAGGCTTGGAATTCAAGAGGAAACAAGATCATGAATTGAGACTCTGTAGCATACTACGCTCTGTCATGCTCCTACTTTCCCAACATGGTTTGACGTAAATCTCATAATCATCCTTGAAGGGTGATTTCACTATCATTTTATACCATTTAATCTAAGAATCAGGAGTGTCTAACCTTTAGACTGCAGCACATTGTCATCTACAAGGTCCATGCTTAAGAAGCACACAACTGGGTTACAAAATAattataatgagggctggagagatggcttagtggttaaaggcgcttgcctgcgaagcctaaggacccaggttcaactctccacgtaaaccagatacacaaggtggtacatgtgtctggagttttgtttgcagtggctggaggcccttgtgtgcccattctctccctctctctaataaataaataaaaaataaaaacaagcctaGAAAATTAATTGCAAAGAAATTTGTAACCTCCTAAGAGTTTGGGCCAAATTCATAGCTCTCCTTGGCTGTGTGCAGCCCACAGGCAGGCTGGACACGTGGGTTagaaacttggagatttgttcccttgttatttatttgtttatttttattgctactatttgtcttttttgacctttttttatgatttttttttctgatgccaGGGACTTAAACCCAGCACCTTGCCCTTTCTAGGTCACTAAGCTAAATCCCCGGTCCTCAAAATTTTAGTGATCTTAAGCTATCTAATAATTATGTCCCCAAGTTGGCCTAGGCAAATTTTTCtacggaggaaaaaaaaaaaaaaaaagaggacggTTTAAATGTAGCATCTTTTAAGTGGATCCCATTCCTTGATGTGTCTGTTTAGGAACCAGATGGAGCCAGTGGTCCCTTCTACATCAGCTCTCCTGGAGTCTGTTTTTCTAGGCCAACATTTGTATGATGAACCCACACAGGACAGCAGCTATTGACCCGCTGgccctttgaatttttttttttttttttttttttctgctggtgCTCAACTGCAACAGGGATTGTGACAGACCAGAAGTCTGGACAGCGGTGGCATGTGGAGATGAAACAGGTGACAATGATGAGTAGACAAGTAACCCAGAGGGCATAGCATCAAATACAGAGCTGTGATCAGACTTTTCCACTAAGAGAAACGTGTGGAGAGGAAGGGCTGAACGCTGCCGGGGGCAATGACCAGTTAGCAGGGAAGCCGCAGTGGTTACTGCTCAGATGGATGGAGTAGAATCTTAGAAGGATCACCAATTCCTGCTTATCCAAACCAGTGTGTCCAGCTGGCCAAGATCTAAAggatgggtcagcctgggccacagaatgCGCTGGGGCTCTGGCGTCTGATGCTGTACTGTCCCCTGAGTGAGGGTTAAAGTTGAGATTCACGTGAAATttgtaggcgagtgccttaacctctgagccatctctccagcccctcaaatgaaATTCGAAATGACCTAATTAGTTAGAATGTTATTGTGCAAGGAACTGGCTGCACTTTTCAGATCATAAACAGATGGTTAAGCAGCCTTTAAGAGTGACAAAGCAGCTTGACCCGTAGACATTTGTGgcgttttgttttagtttgtgtGGCTGTAATAGGGAATGAACCTAAGGGCCTTGCACAATCTAGGCTAGTGTTCTAACCCTGAGCTACATACGCTCCagctcagtttttgttttgtttgagacaggctctttgtcactatgtagcccaagatggcctcaaattcactatgtaaccagaCTGGCCTGAAGCTAGTGTGAACTCTTGCCTTATCCTTAGCCCAGCTTATTTTtgtaggtttttggttttttttttgagacagagtctgaggTAGCCTGCTAGCTATGTAAATGGtcaaggctgtccttgaactcttgatccttctgcctccttcccaagtgctggcatgacaGCCCTGCACCACCACTCTAGGCTCCAAAAATTGCAAAAAGAGTTAATAGGGGAAGAGGCCACAACAGAAATGACAACTTTAACCCACAAGTGGCACTGTCTCGGTTAGCTGGAAGCCGCGGCAGGGGGGGAGGGCAATCCGGATGAGTTGGGCAGATCCCTTGGCTTCACCATGCTTCCTGCCCAACATCTATCGAGCCACGTTGGGTAGATCTGGAAATAATCGTTTTCTAGGGTCGACATGAAGTCCTCTTTCCTGggccagcgcccacataaagagCTCACCCCAGGAAAATATAATGACCTCGCCTATTGTGGAGACCGTTTGTACCTCCATGGGAGCTCGGAACCTTCGGCGCCCTGTGCATGGAAGgactccttctccttcctccccctaGGGTAGAGGCGGTCCCGATGTAAGGCACGGGATGAACCAGAGGCGCCGCGCACCTCTCGGGCATCACGATGGCTCGTGCTTGTCCGTAACTCTGAAGGTCCTCCGAGGGCCTAAGCAGGCGCTGACGACTCTGGCCAGGTCCTGACCCGGACGTCCTCTGCGCTTCGGCTGCTGCGCCTGGAGCTCAGGTGAGGGCGGACGCCGCCTGCCCACCTGTGTGGACTCTTCCGGGTGTGGCTCTGTCGCGAGGCGACGCCCACAGCGGGATGCCCAGAACGCGGCTCCGTCTCGGCTTCTTTGGGGCACAGCGACAGCGCGGGAACACGCCCCACGCCGTGTGCCGAGGCCACACCTCCTTCCCCCTGACCGGAGCACCAGGCCCCGCCCAGACCCCCGCCTACGCAGAGCTAAGCCACGCCCCCAGAGCGCCGCTCCCAGAGATTAAGGCCCCGCCTTCTTGCCGTCCCGCGCTCGAGGCCCCGCCCACACGCCCCACGCACGCAAAGCTAAGCCCCGCCCCGGAACCCGCTGCCGGGGATGAAGGCCCCGCCCACAACCCTCAGCACACGCAGAGCTAGACCACGCCCCCTGTGAAGCGGAGGCCCCGCCTTCTGGCCCGCCCTGGTCCCCCTAAGCCCCGCCCCCTGGGTGGCCGAGGCTCCGCCTTCCGGCCCCGCCCCCAGAGCCGCGGCCGCAGGGTCTGGGGCGGAGGCGCTGCGCTTCCTCGGGCGCTAGAGGCTTGGGGCTTGGGGCTCGCGTGTCTCCGCGGCGACGGACCGATCTCCCGCAGCCCGACAGGCTTCGACACGCCGTTGGTGGGCGCGCCCACGAACCAGGCCTGCCGCCTCCGGTAAGCTGTGACGGCTCCACGGCCTGGGCTGCCAGAGGAGCCGGGCGTCTCTTCGTCGCCCGGCCCGGGAGCGGCGAGGCGGCGCGAGCGTCCTTTCACCGCGGGTCAGAGGCTTCGGGGCGGCGTCCCCAGGGGGCGCACGGTGACTCCCCGCGCGCGGCCTGGGCCCTCGGCGCGCGCCGCTGCAGTGCGGGGCCGGCCCGGAGGAGCCGCGCGCGTGGGCGTGGGGTTCCCACCCGGCACCTTCGCGGAGGGAGAGGCGGTGGTGGCCGGGGAAAGGTCCCCTCCGGGTCCCCGCGGTGAAGGATGCTCCGGTACGCCCTCCAGCCCGGCAGGTGGAGATCGGGCATGGTCACCGTGCGCCCATGCCCTGGGCCACAGGCTCTGGGCGGTTCTAGAAGCTCAGCCTTTGTTTGCCTGTGTGGTCCAGGGACGTGCACACGCATTTAAGGACCGAAGGCTCTCGGGCTGACACCCCCTCCCCCAGAGATGGGATCCAGACGTAATATGCACGCTGGAGCCAGCCTGGCCCCTGCGTCCTGCAGCTAAGATCCTTACggcactactgctgctgctgctgctgctgctgcggggaCTGTCACCCCCAGGTGTGGCCTCTCCTGGAGACAGAAGCCTCACATTTGG
The genomic region above belongs to Jaculus jaculus isolate mJacJac1 chromosome 5, mJacJac1.mat.Y.cur, whole genome shotgun sequence and contains:
- the LOC101607997 gene encoding carbonyl reductase [NADPH] 3 → MSSCSRVALVTGANKGIGLAITRELCRKFSGDVVLTARDEARGRAAVQQLQAEGLSPRFHPLDIDDLRSIRALRDFLRREYGGLNVLVNNAGIAFKVDDPTSFDIQAEITLKTNFFGTRNMCTELLPIMKPHGRVVNISSLQGSKALESCSEDLQEKFRCESLSEGDLVDLMKKFVEDTRNEVHEREGWPDSAYGVSKLGVTVLTRILARQLDEKRKVDRILLNACCPGWVKTDMAGDQGSRTVEEGAETPVYLALLPPDATEPQGQLVYDKVVQTW